TACTTTTTGACCTTGTTTAAGGAATATGAATCCATTCGGAAATCTTTCTTTATTAGGTATAATCGAACTGAAATGAACAAAAACATGATTTCCATCTTCACCGTCAAGCATAATACGACCATAACCCTTTTCTTCTTTAAACCATTTAACAACTCCCTCTCGTTTCATATCTGTTCGACCTCCAATTCATTTTTTTACTCAACTAAACTGAGTACTTTAGTTCAATAAGAAAAAAGACTTTACTCCTTCTTGAAGTAAAGCACCCGTT
The nucleotide sequence above comes from Psychrobacillus glaciei. Encoded proteins:
- a CDS encoding cold-shock protein, whose protein sequence is MKREGVVKWFKEEKGYGRIMLDGEDGNHVFVHFSSIIPNKERFPNGFIFLKQGQKVSFDLIENPNSIDQKQVAENIIIISD